The Streptomyces achromogenes DNA segment GAGAACCCTCGAGCCCTACCACGGGGCCGTCTACTTCTCGCCCGAAGCCGCAGGCCGGTACGACGAGTTGGGCGCGGACGCCAGGACGGGGTACTTCGCGTCCCGTTCGGCCGCGCTCGGCGCGGCCTCGGCGGATCTGGTCATCGCCACGTTCTACAACTTCAATCCACAACTGGTGCGCCGGGCCATACCCGCGGCATGGGGGGTCGCTACGCCGCAGCAGTTCGCCGCTGCCCGGCTCGCAGGGATCGACGCCACGCTCCGCCGCATCCTCGGCGCGGAGGTCTCCTCGCCGGCGATGGCCCGTGCCGCGGAACTGGCCCGTACCGCAGCTGAAGTGACTGTCGATCACCCGCAGGGCCGCCCTCTTTTCGCCGCGCACGCCGCACTGCCGTGGCCGAGCGCGCCGCACCTCGTGCTCTGGCATGCGCAGACTCTGCTGAGGGAGTTCCGGGGCGACGGTCATGTGGGGGCACTGCTGACCGCCGGACTGAGCGGGATCGAAGCTCTCGTCACGCATGCCGCCGCAGGCGACGTCGACGCAGGGGTCCTGCGCGACTCGCGGGCATGGACGCCTCAGCAGTGGGGCCAGGCGGTCCAGAGCCTACGTGAGCGTGGATGGCTCGACGACGGGCCGCAGCCGGCCCTGACCGAGGAGGGGGCGCGGCGCAGGGCGGAGATCGAGCACACCACCGA contains these protein-coding regions:
- a CDS encoding SCO6745 family protein encodes the protein MTQKMNRDSLALARETWRTLEPYHGAVYFSPEAAGRYDELGADARTGYFASRSAALGAASADLVIATFYNFNPQLVRRAIPAAWGVATPQQFAAARLAGIDATLRRILGAEVSSPAMARAAELARTAAEVTVDHPQGRPLFAAHAALPWPSAPHLVLWHAQTLLREFRGDGHVGALLTAGLSGIEALVTHAAAGDVDAGVLRDSRAWTPQQWGQAVQSLRERGWLDDGPQPALTEEGARRRAEIEHTTDRLAALPYLTLGPTACVELCSLVRPFSLAVAKELMPWAVGRLSGGSA